The nucleotide sequence AAATGGAGCCCTTGCTCGGTTCGGCTTCGTCCGGGCCAAGCAGGGTGTACTTTTTCACGTCGCCGGTATCCACGTCCTCGATTTCGACGGTGGCTCCGAAGATGACCTGCTCGCCGCCCAGGGTGGCGAGGTCGATGACGTTGAAGCGCGACATGCGGGATTCGATGTAGTTGATGCGGGCTTCGAGCATGCCCTGGCGTTCACGCGCGGCTTCATAGCCGGCGTTTTCGCGCAGGTCGCCTTCCTCGCGCGCTTCCTTGATGGCCAAAATGACGCCGGGGCGCTCTTTCTTGAGCCGTTCCAGCTCGCGTTCCAGCCGTCTGAAGCCTTCAACGGAAATAGGGATGCTTTCCATCGGCAATACCTTGCAATCGGGTGATGTTGGAGTGTCTGGGCATTAACGAGAGCGGCCCCGCCCCGAGAAAGGGCGCGGCCGCCAAAAGATCATGGAAATAGTCATGCGGACAGGTACGGCCTTCTGATTAGTCCATACCGCGCTCGGGGTCAAGACGGGAGTTTCCGGCCGGCCGTGGCTCGGGTATAGGAGAAGTCCACTGGGCAAATCGCCCAAGGAGTCCCTCATGCGCGTCTATCTCGCCGGTCCGCTTTTCACCTTGGCCGAGCGTCGTTTCATGGCCCATCTGCGCGATCTGGCCGGGGAACTCCCCGGTGTCGAGGCGGTCTGGCCGGGCGACCTGTTTCCGGCCGAGGAACTGGCCGGCCTGGGCGAGGCGGCCAAGCACCATATCTTTAAAGGCTGCGTCGACGCCCTGGAGGGCTGCGACCTGGTCGTGGCCGTCCTCGACGGCCCGGCCGTGGACGACGGCACGGCCTGGGAAGTGGGCTACGCCTACGCCCGGGGGCTGCCGGCCTGGGGGCTGCGCACGGATTTTCGCAACGCCGGCGACACGGAGAGGTCGCTGGTCAACTGCATGATCGAATGCGCCTGCCAGACCATCCACCGCGACCTCGACGCGCTGCTGGCCGCCCTGGCCCGGCGGGCGTCGGGGGGGGCGGGCGCATGACCAAAGTTTCATTTGCGGGGATGTTCGATTTGACATATATCCGTGACTCTCAATCAGGCGTTGGCTCTGTCTTGAACCGCAACCGGGGTGGACGGCAGTCATGACGGAAACGTGTCACGATCCGCTGATGTATCTGGTGGATAGCTTGTGTTGCAACGTCTATCTGGACGGCGGCGGCAATGTGCGGCTGGGCTTTTCCCGGCGGCACGGGCTGGCCGACATGATGACCGCCCAGGGCATTGTCCGTTCCCACGCCGGTCTGCTGCGCGACCGGTTGCGCCAACTCGGGCGCGGCCCCGACGCGCCCGCCTCCCAAGGGCCTTCCCTGGCCGAACACGTGGCCGTTGGCCCCTTTTGCCCCCTCATTTAGTGCCGCTTCCGCGAAAAAACGGATAGGGTGTTTCGGTCATACGGCCTAAAACCTTTGTTTTTTTAAAGAAGTATCAGCATTTTTCTTCAGAGGCGCGACCTCGTCTCGTCTTGCCTTTCCCTTGCTTGAGCGCCTTGCCAGCCTGATTGTCTGGGGGGCGCTTTGCGTTCTGGTCCGGGGCTGCGTCGGCTGCCCGTCGGGAAATGCGGGTTTGGAGAAAACGATTCTCAAAATTGATTGACATTGATATTGAGTATCATTTACAGATTTTGTCGTGTGCGACGGGCTGCCGACGCAATCCGCGCCAATGCCCGCCGGAAACCGGCCGAGGGCCGTTTTGAGCGGGACGAATCCCTTATAAGCGTATTGCCTGCCCGACCAGCTGGATCGACCGACGGGGCTTGCAAAGGAGGAACGGCATGGTCATGTCTTTGAGAAAATTGGCCGTCAATCAGAAGGGCTGCATCAAGGCCGTCACGGCCAGCGGCGAAATGGGCCGACGCATTCGCGACATGGGGCTTATCCCCGGTACGCCGATCATGGTGGTCGGTCACGCGCCCTTGGCCGATCCGGTGGCCCTGCGGATGCGCGGCTTCACCTTGTCGCTTCGCAACAGCGAAGCCGACTGCATCACCGTGGAGGCGGTCTAGACCATGTCGACCATTAAAGTGGCCGTCTCGGGCCAGCCCAACTGCGGCAAAAGCACCATGTTCAACGCCCTGACCGGCGGTTCGGCCCGGGTCGGCAACTATCCCGGCATCACCGTGGACCGCCTGGAAGGCGTGTATCAGCAAAACGGCGACAAGATCCATCTGGTCGATCTGCCCGGCACCTATTCCCTGACCTCCTATTCCATGGAGGAGCTGGTCGCCCGCAACGTCATCGTGGACGAGCACCCCGACGTGGTCATCAACATGATCGACGCCACGGCCCTGGAGCGCAGCCTCTATCTGGCCGTGCAGTTCATGGAGATCGGCGCGCCCATGGTCCTTGGCCTCAACATGATGGACGAGGTCAAGCGCAACGGCGTGACCATCGACGTCAAAAAGCTTTCCGCGCTGCTTGGCGTGCCCGTGGTGCCCTGCGTGGCCCGGGTGGGCGAGGGCCGCGAGGCGCTCATGAAGGCCGTGGCCGCCGCCTACAAGGCGTCAAACGGCAAGTGGAAGCCCATCCAGCTGTCCTACGGCCCGGAACTCGACCCGGTCATCGAGCGCATGACCGCGCTCATCGCCGAGGCCGGCTTTCTGGCCGGCCGCCACGATCCCCGTTGGGTGGCGATTAAATACCTGGAAAACGACGAACAGGTCATCGAGGAGGGCCGGGCCGCCGGTTCGCTTTCGGCCAAACTCGAAGCCCTGTGCCAGGAAGCCGAGGTCCACACCCGCCAGCACGTCGGGACCACCCCCGACGCCATCATCGCCGACTGGCGCTACGGTTTTATCAACGGCCTGCTCAAGCAGGGCGTGGTGTCCGGCGGCGACGAGCTGCGCCGCACCTCCTCGGACTCCATTGACCGCGTCGTCACCCACAAGGTGCTTGGCCCCATCCTCATGCTGGCCGTGTTGTGGGTCATGTTTCAGATCACCTTCACCCTGGGCGCCTATCCCCAGGGCTGGATCGAGGACGGCTTCACCTGGCTGGCCGGCCTTGGCACGCAGTTCATCCCCGAG is from Solidesulfovibrio magneticus RS-1 and encodes:
- the greA gene encoding transcription elongation factor GreA, with protein sequence MESIPISVEGFRRLERELERLKKERPGVILAIKEAREEGDLRENAGYEAARERQGMLEARINYIESRMSRFNVIDLATLGGEQVIFGATVEIEDVDTGDVKKYTLLGPDEAEPSKGSISLLSPVGLALLGKFVGDEIVVDAPRGKINYEIVSIAFHGPIAAADD
- a CDS encoding FeoA family protein encodes the protein MVMSLRKLAVNQKGCIKAVTASGEMGRRIRDMGLIPGTPIMVVGHAPLADPVALRMRGFTLSLRNSEADCITVEAV
- a CDS encoding nucleoside 2-deoxyribosyltransferase, with product MRVYLAGPLFTLAERRFMAHLRDLAGELPGVEAVWPGDLFPAEELAGLGEAAKHHIFKGCVDALEGCDLVVAVLDGPAVDDGTAWEVGYAYARGLPAWGLRTDFRNAGDTERSLVNCMIECACQTIHRDLDALLAALARRASGGAGA